Proteins encoded in a region of the Aphelocoma coerulescens isolate FSJ_1873_10779 chromosome 28, UR_Acoe_1.0, whole genome shotgun sequence genome:
- the ATCAY gene encoding caytaxin — protein sequence MGTTEATLRMENVDVKEEWQDEDFPRPLPEETGMESLGSPTEDETTSSPPNTLNFNGAHRKRKTLVAPEINISLDQSEGSILSDDFLDTPDDLDINVDDIETPDETDSLEFLGNGNELEWEDDTPVATAKNMPGDSADLFGDGGTEDGSATNGRLWRTVIIGEQEHRIDLQMIKPYMRVVTHGGYYGEGLNAIIVFAACYLPDSNLADYHYIMENLFLYVISSLELLVAEDYMIVYLNGATPRRRMPGLGWLKKCYQMIDRRLRKNLKALIIVHPSWFIRTVLAISRPFISVKFINKIQYVHSLEELEQLIPMEHVQIPDCVLQYEEERIKARKERAEEKQDMAERESRPVPPAEDQETRFELFVCLSQIPRRS from the exons ATGGGAACCACGGAGGCCACGCTGCGGATGGAAAACGTGGATGTGAAGGAAGAATGGCAAGACGAGGACTTCCCCAG GCCTCTCCCAGAAGAGACGGGGATGGAGTCGCTGGGCAGCCCCACGGAAGACGAGACCACGTCCT CTCCCCCCAACACTTTAAATTTTAACGGGGCACATCGGAAGCGGAAGACACTCGTTGCACCTGAAATCAACATTTCCCTGGACCAGAGTGAGGGCTCCATCCTCTCTGACGACTTCCTGGACACACCAGATGACCTGGACATTAACGTGGATGATATCGAAACTCCTGATGAGACAGATTCCCTCGAATTCCTGGGGAATGGGAACGAACTGGAATGGGAAG ATGACACCCCCGTGGCCACAGCCAAGAACATGCCCGGGGACAGCGCAGACCTGTTTGGGGACGGGGGGACAGAGGATGGCAGTGCCACCAACGGCCGGCTCTGGAGAACCGTCATCATCGGCGAGCAGGAGCACCGGATCGACCTCCAGATGATCAAACCCTACATGAGGGTGGTGACACACGGAG GGTACTACGGAGAAGGTCTCAATGCCATCATCGTCTTTGCTGCCTGCTACCTCCCGGACAGCAACCTGGCTGATTATCACTACATCATGGAGAACCTCTTCCT GTATGtgatcagcagcctggagctgctggtggccGAGGACTACATGATTGTGTACCTGAATGGGGCCACGCCCCGCAGGAGGATGCCAGGCCTGGGCTGGCTGAAGAAATGCTACCAGATGATTGACAGAAG GCTGCGGAAGAACCTCAAGGCCCTGATCATTGTGCACCCGTCGTGGTTCATCCGGACCGTGCTGGCCATATCCAGACCCTTCATCAG tgtgAAGTTTATCAATAAGATCCAGTACGTCCACAGCCTGGAGGAACTGGAGCAACTCATCCCCATGGAGCACGTGCAGATCCCAGACTGCGTCCTCCA ATATGAAGAAGAGAGGATCAAGGCTAGAAAAGAAAG GGCAGAGGAGAAACAAGACATGGCTGAGAGGGAAAG CAGGCCTGTGCCCCCAGCAGAGGATCAGGAAACCAGGTTTGAGCTCTTTGTGTGTCTGTCACAGATTCCACGGCGTTCATGA